The Fluviispira sanaruensis sequence ATGACAATGCCTGGCTATTCGGAACGGCAAAAGGATTTCTTTTTAAAGTCGAAGCAGATCCTAGCAATGCGTATCTACCAAAGCTTGGTAAAGACAATATTTACTTTTGGGGAACGTATGCGAGAAAAATAATGTCCGAGTTTAGACCTAAACCTGTCTATACAGAAGATGGAAAGATCACTGGTGCTAAACCAAATAAAATAGCTGCTTTGCCACAAGGTATGAAATGGGTTTTCCCTTATTCTTCCGAATCGGTTGGAACTCCTGTCGTTAAAAATGGTTATGTTTATGCATTTTCCGCTTCGGAATATTTACAAGCGATTGATTGGCAAACTGGAAAGTTAGCATGGGCGACTCGTCTCGCTCCCGATTCGAATTTACGTATGAGCAGCAATTCTCTTTTAGTCACATCGTCCGAAGTAATTGTGGGGACAGAGCTTGGGACAGTTTTATTTTTAAATCCAAAATCAGGTTCTATTTATTGGTCTTGGAAAATTCCATCTGCAAACGAAGAGCAAAGAGCTTTGACTCAATTGCCTGCTGGACCTGATCGCTTTTCTGCTGTCGTTGCTTTGCCACTTCTTTATAAAAGAAATGTCATCGTATCGAATGCAGAAAGTATGACGCAAAATCTCTCACTCGATTCTCGGGCTGCTATTTGGAGTTATCCTGTGGGGGCTGTCGCACAAGCTAAACTTTATGCGGACAATGTCATTATTGGTTCGTCTTCAGGTAAAGTGATTAGCTTAAATACAACTTCAGGTAAGGAAAACTGGACAACTCAACTTTTAAAAGATGCGTCGCCCATTGCAAGCATTTTTTTGAGCCGTTCTGGAGCGCTTTTCGCGGCCTCTTATAAGGGACAAGTTTTTATGCTTGACCCCAAAACTGGAAAGATACTTGCCGAAAATTTACCTATTGGTGATGTAAATGGAGAGTTTTTTGCTGGGTATGACAATGCCGAAGCCTGTTTGAGTTTTGCTCAAGAGGGATTTCGTTGCTTTTATGCTAAGATATCCAAGGATCAACTTTCTGGTTCATAAATTTTAGATAGTGAAAAAAATGCATAAAATAAAAAAGCTTAAATTTTCTACAAATATTATTTTTTCTACAAAAAAATTTAAGAAAATATTAAAGTCCCGTGATGGCAAGTATCTTGAACAAAAAGAAGTCGTTAAAATATCTGTGGATATGAATGATATTAAGCATAGACTAAAATTTATTCTCTCTCTTCTTTGTGACTTTTCCACTGAAGTGTCTATTCGTTTTTGTGACAGTGAAGAAATGTTATCGATTAACTCCCAATTTAGAGGAAAGCTTTACCCGACAGATGTCTTAAGTTTTCCTGCTCTAGATTCTGATCCAGCTTCGGGCTTTGACTATTTAGGTGATATTCTTATTTGTCTACCTGTTTGCTTTAATCAGGCAAAACGTGCACGTATGACTCTTTCTGAAGAATTAGAAAGAATGATAATTCATGGTATTATTCATTTAAAGGGATTTGATCATGAACGGAATGAACATGCTTGGAAAGTTATGTCGCATGTAGAAAAAATTATAAAAAAGGAAGTTATTTTAGCAATGGGAAAAGCAAACTGGTGTCATGCTGATCTTATAAAATAAAAGGAGACCCTGAATTGGAATCATTGTTGATTGGTCTCTTGATTGTATTTATCAGTTTAAGTCTTTCTGCATTCTTTTCTATGACAGAAACTGCTGCTACAAGTATTTCTAACTTAAAAGCAAAGCATATGTATGAGTCTGGGCAGAAATCATCTCAGATTTTAAAACTATGGTTGAACACACCAAATCGGGTCTTAGCTGCTCTTTTAATCGGAAACAATCTCGCAAATATTTTTGCCTCCGTTTTTGTTGATGATATTATCCGTAAACATTTTGGCTCATCTTCTATTTTTGTAGTCACTGCAGTCATGACAATAATCATTGTTTTATTTGCAGAAATTATTCCTAAAACATTTGCAAAAGCCAATGCGGTAAAAATAGTCGTTCCAGCTTTAAAAGTATTTAAAATATTTTATCTTATATTACTTCCTGTAACTTTATTGATGACTTTTGTAAGCAATTATATTGGATCATTATTTTCACGAAAAAATAAATTGTCGAATGATCCTCAAATCACCGAAGAAGAACTCGAATTTTTAATAAATGTAGGTGAAAAAGAAGGAGTCATTGCTGAACAAAAACATGATATGCTTTCTGGTATTTTTGAATTAGGTGACACAGTGGTGCGTGAGATTATGGTTCATAGAATCGATTTAACCGCAGTCTCTCAATCCATGAAAATTGTCGATGTGATCGATAAATTTAAAGAAACGGGTCTATCACGCATACCTGTATATGAAGATAAAATTGACAATATTATTGGAACAATTCATGCAAAAGATGCGCTTTTTTTCTTAAAAAAGCATCAACATGAATCTTCACGACTCGATGCAAATGTGTCTGAAATTCGACGTGAAGTGATGTTTATACCTGAAACAAAAGCAGTCGATCATCTTTTTCAAGAGATGAAAAGACATAAACAACATATGGCTATTGTACTAGATGAATATGGTGGAACGAGCGGTATTGTTACAATGGAAGATATTTTTGAAGAAATATTCGGTGAAGTGCGAGATGAATTTGACAACGAAGAAGATGCAATTAGGCCTACACAAGTTGCCAATCAATTTTTAGTAGAATGTAAAATACATATTGATGACTTCTGTGACTTTTTCGATATAAAAGTTGCAGACTTAATAAAGGGAAATGATAACCAAGAATTTGATACTTTAGCAGGACTTATCTTACATCATTTTGGACAAATTCCAAAATCAGGGGATAAATTAACAATCAACAATGTGATAATGGAAGTTGTTGAGGTCAGCAAAAGAAGAGTTCGCCGAGTCGTTGTGCGATTGAGCAATGCTTAAAAAACTCTTTGCAAAAGAATTTAAGAATCACTCATCCTCATCTTCATCTAAATCATCGTCGTCTTCGTCATCGAGATCATCGTCATCGTAAAAGTCGTCGTCTTCATCATCTAAATCATCGTCATCTTCGTCTTCATCATCATAATATTCATCATCTTCGTCTTCATCATCATAATAATCGTCATCGTCATCGTCGCCGTAGTCATCATCATCGTCATCGAAATCATCGTCATCATCTTCGTCATCATCGTCTTCGTCATAGAAATCGTCATCATCTTCTTCGTCTTCGTCGTCAGATTTTGCCATTTCGATTGATTGATTTACTTGATGAAGTAATTTTTCATCAATAGTGTCAGCATTTAGAACCATCAGAACCTCCAGAAATAAACCTTAATTTAGCGGAACTTATATATACTTCTTTTTAAAAATCGGTAATGAGATTGCCTCTGTCATATACCAGTAAAAAATGTAACCAAATCTTTTTTCTGAGTGCAAGAACAGAATTGACTTTTGTGCTCTTTTTTTAAAAAATTGCACAAATTTAATCGAGTGAAGTGATTTGAATCTCCGTTGCGAGTTTTTTAAGTTGTTGAATATGTTCTTTTTCAAGAATAGCTCTCTCTCTTTGTTGAAAATCTTGGCTTTTTTCATGGGTTTTAATTTCTGAGAGAGATATAGCCTTCTTTGTTGGTTGTTTACTTTCTGTTTTTGCATTTATACTTATATTTTCATTATATTTTTGAAAATGTTGAGCAACGCTTTGTTGGTTTTTGGGGGTCTTGAGTGAATGAGTTTGTCTGTCTGATGGATTTTTTGAATTATCATGCAGGGGTCGCTGTTCTTTGATTGATATTTTTCTTGTTTGCGGAGCCTTAGGTGTAAATGATCCTTTAAATTCAGCATCTTGAAAACCAATTTCCCGTATGCTTTCCCAAAAGTGAATTAAATCAGATTCATTAAAGGAAAGATAGGTTGAGTTTTCTGGCGAATCTGAAAATTGGACTGTTTTGGCAGTAAAAATATCGATTTTTGCAAATCCCAACCGTGTAGCTAATGTTTTGCTTCTTTTTTCGGCATGCATTACGAGATTTTTAAATGCGTCTAAATCAATAGAATTTGCTTTTACATTGCCAGGATTTTGTAGAGGAGGTGCTGTTACTCTTAGTTCTTCTTTTGTCAGTGTCTTTTCCTGACTTGCTGTATTGGTTTTTTGTGCTGCACTGCGCAGTGGAGGAGCACTCTGTCCTCCTCCACTGCGCATGAGTGACATGATTTCCGCCGCTGAGAGCCATTCTGCTCGGGCAATACAATCTGTGATTATAATTTCAGCCCACGCAAGGCCTGCATTGCTTCGAGCAATTTCTTTTACAGAACTTGAAAGCAGTCTAAATATTTCACTTAAACTTGCTATGGATAGCTTGTCTGCGGTCATTTTTAAAGAATCATATTCTTTTGGTAAGAGCTGAGTGAGACGAATGGTTCTTTCTTTATCATTTAGGCTCTTGATAAGCATACTATTGCGGAAGAGCTGTGCTGTGTTTTCTATCAGAGTTGCGATATCAAGGCTTGCGGTATCTGCTTGCTGCAAGAGTTCAAGTGCTTGGCCTATGTCTTGAGTGCAAATAGCAGAGAATATTCTTTCAGCTATTTCTTCTCCCTGTAAGCAAAGTCCTTTTTTTGTTTGTTCAGTTGAAATAAATGTGTGATCACAAATTGCAATGATCTGTTCGAGAAGACTGAGAGAATCTCTTAGAGAGCCTTTTGCTTCGCGCGCAATCATTTTCAGGGCATCGTCTTCAAATTGAATATTTTCTTTGTGCAAAATACCTTTTAAATGTTCCGTGATCACCGCAGGGTCTATTTTTTTAAAGGAAAAGATCATGCAGCGAGAGCGCACGGTGATAGGAACTTTGTGCAGCTCTGTCGTGGCTAAGATAAATACAACTTGCGGAGGTGGCTCTTCAAGGGTTTTCAATAAGGCGTTGAATGCACCCGTGCTGAGCATATGCACTTCGTCAATGATAAAAACTTTATAACGAGCCGAATTTGGATAAAAACGAGTTGCTTCCCGTAATTCCCTGATATTGTCAATGCCTGTGTTTGAAGCTCCGTCGATTTCAAGGACGTCATCGTGGGCGCACGCAGTGATTTGTGTGCAATGGACGCAAGTTTGACAAGGGGAATGGGTCGGACCTTTTTCGCAGCAGAGAGATTTTGCCAGGATACGTGCACTGGAGGTTTTTCCTGTTCCTCTTGTGCCTGTAAAAAGAAAAGCGTGGGGAACTTTTTTATTGGAAAGCATTCCTTCGATGGCTTTGGAGACATCTTCTTGGCCCACAAGCTCTGAAAAACTTTGTGGGCGTGTGCGTCGTGCCAAAACAATATAATTTTTATCCTCATGGAGAGGGGTAATATGGTTTTGGGAGTTGTTGTCTAAGCGCATAGTTGGGTTACCGAATAAAAATTTAAAAATAAGAGTTAATATTGATTTATCACATAATTAGAGATTATCAATCCTTGCAAAAAACAAGAATGATAACTTTCAATTAGAAATAGTATGTGTTCAGGAAAAACAAAAATCAAGAAAGTTCAAGGGAAGTACATAATTTTAACATGAACAAGTAAAATAAAAAAAACAACCATGAGGGGTGGCTGCAAGCTGGTCTTACCTGTCATCCTAAACACCGTTGCTGCCTTCCGACTCTGGCGGGTTCATTAGAAAAACACTAAGGGCCTACAACCACCTCTCATGGTTGCTTTGTATGTTTTTTAGGCATACTTACAATCCCGAGGGATTGAGCGTTTGAGGGTTTTATTCCTCAACCTAAATTGGTGTTACATCTTATTTCAGAATAAGTCAATGGGGAAAAGCCATACTTGTCGAGTGAGTGTATATAACTTTTGAGAAGCTTTAAAAGTTATTAAATATCTATTAGATAATGATAAAAAAGAATAATGAAAAATTATAAATTTAATTGATGCTAAAACTTAAAATTTATATCCTTTAAAAGAAGTGCAAAAAAGTATTAAGTTCCTTTAAACATAGCAACCAGCATTACGAACTTTTAAAAAAAATAATATATGTTTGACATAGTAACAATATTAGGATATTCAAAATACTGAGCCTTTTAATAAAGCTTTATTGCAATTTAATAGGATATAACAAACAATGGTAAACTTAGTAAATAAAAATTTGACAACTCAATGGTGGTGCTGGCGTTAATTCGTTTGTATGCGTTACTTTGTCAATTTTTAGTTTGTGGTTTATAAAATGTTACCTCTTGTTTTAGAATCCTCATTTCAAATATCCCCTATTTTTTTTATACTATGGCCTTTCGGCCTATCATATTATAATAGTTACTTATCAGTAACTGACCTTCATTAAAATTTATATTAATTACCTTTATCTATAAAAAATTAAATGTTGACATGGAGAATATATGAAAAAAACTCCCTACTTTATTGCTGTCTTTATTATTCTTATAATAGCACTCATTCTTTATAATAAAAAGACAAACAATGAGCTGCCAGTTATCGCTATAGCTAATTATGGCTCACACGCTTCACTTGATGCTGCCATACTTGGTTTCAAAGAGCAGATGAGAGTCGAAGGATTTATAGAAAATCAAAGTATACACTACGAAACTGCAGATGCTGGATTCGATCCAAGCTTGATCCCTCAAATGCTTATCAGCCTTAAAGCTAAAAACCCAAAAGCCATGCTGGTTTTAACCACCCCAATTGCGCAGGCAGCCAAAGGTAAGATTCATGATATTCCTTTAATTTATACAGTCATTACAGATCCTGTTGAAGCTGGATTGATTAAAGAGAAATATAAAGCTGAGGCAAATATTACAGGGAGTTCCGATATGCAAGATTTAGGGGCATTTCTGAAATTTGCTAAATCAATTTTACCAGAAGCAAGGAGAGTTGGACTATTGTATGCAACTTCAGAAGCGAACGATATTGCACTCGTTCATA is a genomic window containing:
- a CDS encoding ABC transporter substrate-binding protein, whose amino-acid sequence is MKKTPYFIAVFIILIIALILYNKKTNNELPVIAIANYGSHASLDAAILGFKEQMRVEGFIENQSIHYETADAGFDPSLIPQMLISLKAKNPKAMLVLTTPIAQAAKGKIHDIPLIYTVITDPVEAGLIKEKYKAEANITGSSDMQDLGAFLKFAKSILPEARRVGLLYATSEANDIALVHMMKASALEFDISVIAIPVEQARDVQIRMQEFKSKVDFIYVGTSGPIQPTLPVISAEARKFHIPVFNVEAQAVKDGLALASYGVDYTAVGRNAAKLTAEVMRGQNISDLNPFYPTAEEHHGVINKKLAIELGLSFPSNIEIIE
- the ybeY gene encoding rRNA maturation RNase YbeY, encoding MHKIKKLKFSTNIIFSTKKFKKILKSRDGKYLEQKEVVKISVDMNDIKHRLKFILSLLCDFSTEVSIRFCDSEEMLSINSQFRGKLYPTDVLSFPALDSDPASGFDYLGDILICLPVCFNQAKRARMTLSEELERMIIHGIIHLKGFDHERNEHAWKVMSHVEKIIKKEVILAMGKANWCHADLIK
- the dnaX gene encoding DNA polymerase III subunit gamma/tau, with the protein product MRLDNNSQNHITPLHEDKNYIVLARRTRPQSFSELVGQEDVSKAIEGMLSNKKVPHAFLFTGTRGTGKTSSARILAKSLCCEKGPTHSPCQTCVHCTQITACAHDDVLEIDGASNTGIDNIRELREATRFYPNSARYKVFIIDEVHMLSTGAFNALLKTLEEPPPQVVFILATTELHKVPITVRSRCMIFSFKKIDPAVITEHLKGILHKENIQFEDDALKMIAREAKGSLRDSLSLLEQIIAICDHTFISTEQTKKGLCLQGEEIAERIFSAICTQDIGQALELLQQADTASLDIATLIENTAQLFRNSMLIKSLNDKERTIRLTQLLPKEYDSLKMTADKLSIASLSEIFRLLSSSVKEIARSNAGLAWAEIIITDCIARAEWLSAAEIMSLMRSGGGQSAPPLRSAAQKTNTASQEKTLTKEELRVTAPPLQNPGNVKANSIDLDAFKNLVMHAEKRSKTLATRLGFAKIDIFTAKTVQFSDSPENSTYLSFNESDLIHFWESIREIGFQDAEFKGSFTPKAPQTRKISIKEQRPLHDNSKNPSDRQTHSLKTPKNQQSVAQHFQKYNENISINAKTESKQPTKKAISLSEIKTHEKSQDFQQRERAILEKEHIQQLKKLATEIQITSLD
- a CDS encoding PQQ-binding-like beta-propeller repeat protein, encoding MKFFNICYLSVFWGVSASAIQFPEIKIVKSRPEIFEVIGAYPPGQWNSPSVLSTVVMPNKRTFSQFGGLTPENTFSLENQLELRKKANQSFLGIVNKTVPLIPRPVCGASPETNTLNCFDLNKYGHYMASFPIPGALSTTPIFYDNAWLFGTAKGFLFKVEADPSNAYLPKLGKDNIYFWGTYARKIMSEFRPKPVYTEDGKITGAKPNKIAALPQGMKWVFPYSSESVGTPVVKNGYVYAFSASEYLQAIDWQTGKLAWATRLAPDSNLRMSSNSLLVTSSEVIVGTELGTVLFLNPKSGSIYWSWKIPSANEEQRALTQLPAGPDRFSAVVALPLLYKRNVIVSNAESMTQNLSLDSRAAIWSYPVGAVAQAKLYADNVIIGSSSGKVISLNTTSGKENWTTQLLKDASPIASIFLSRSGALFAASYKGQVFMLDPKTGKILAENLPIGDVNGEFFAGYDNAEACLSFAQEGFRCFYAKISKDQLSGS
- a CDS encoding hemolysin family protein; protein product: MESLLIGLLIVFISLSLSAFFSMTETAATSISNLKAKHMYESGQKSSQILKLWLNTPNRVLAALLIGNNLANIFASVFVDDIIRKHFGSSSIFVVTAVMTIIIVLFAEIIPKTFAKANAVKIVVPALKVFKIFYLILLPVTLLMTFVSNYIGSLFSRKNKLSNDPQITEEELEFLINVGEKEGVIAEQKHDMLSGIFELGDTVVREIMVHRIDLTAVSQSMKIVDVIDKFKETGLSRIPVYEDKIDNIIGTIHAKDALFFLKKHQHESSRLDANVSEIRREVMFIPETKAVDHLFQEMKRHKQHMAIVLDEYGGTSGIVTMEDIFEEIFGEVRDEFDNEEDAIRPTQVANQFLVECKIHIDDFCDFFDIKVADLIKGNDNQEFDTLAGLILHHFGQIPKSGDKLTINNVIMEVVEVSKRRVRRVVVRLSNA